CATGATCGCCGCCGGCGATGCGGTCCTGGATCAGCTGCAGCGAACGCACCAGCTGGTAAGGCTGCAAGCCGTCATCCTGGGCGAAAGCCGCCGCCGGCAATCCCGCGGCGAGCAGCAGTCCGACGGCCCGGCCGATGACGGTCCCGCCTCTCATCCGCCGGTCGCCATCAGGATTTCGATGCGACGGTTCGCGGCGGCCAGCGGATCGGACGGGATCTTGGGCTGGCGGTCGGCGAAGCCGGCGACCTCGGTGATGCGGCTTTCGTCGACGCCACCGCGCACCAGCATGTAATAGGCGGAGTGGGCGCGGGCGGTGGACAGCCGCCAGTTGTCGTAGGTGTCGCTGCGGAACGGCCGCGCGTCGGTATGGCCGCCGATGGTGATGGTGCCCTTCTTCTCGTTGACGATGCGGCCGATCTTCTCCATCGCCAGCACCAGCTCGCGGCGCGGCACGGCCGAGCCGATCTCGAACATGCCGAAATCGAGTTGATCGGTGATCGAAATGACGACGCCTTTGTCGGTGGCCTCGACGGAGACGCCCTGCGCCAGCTTTTCACCCGGCGCGAAGGCCTTGGCCAGCTCCTGCTTGATTTCGGCCGCGGCCTTGAGGGCGGCGCTGCTCGGGGCCTTCTCGCCTTCCTGCGTCGCCTCGGCCTTCGTCTCCGCCTCTGCCGCTTCGGCCTTCGCGGTCCCCGGCTTCGCGGCAGCCGTCTCGGCTTTTGCGGCTTCCGACCTTTCAGCTTCCGCCTTTTCAGGCTGGGCGTTCTCGGCCTTGTTCTCCTTGCCGTCGGCTTTCCCGACTTTCGTGTCGCCCGATCCGGTTGCCACCTTGGCACCGGGTTTTTCCGGCGTCGCCAGCGGCTCGAGCGGCGCATCCAACCGCGGCGGCGCAGGCGGAACGGCCTTGACCTTCGGCACTTCGGTTTCGGCGACATTTTCGCCGGGTTTGGCCGGATCGCCTTCGATCTTTCTGCGTTCGGCGCTGGCTTCGGCGCCAGGGGTCGCCACCTGCTGCGACCAGAAATCCGGCGCGAAGGGATCGCGATAGGATTCGCCGCCGGAAGCACCGGTCGCCGGACCGGCGTTCTGGGCGCCGCCTTCCCCCTTGGCGCTGACATTCTGCATCACGCCGGTATCGGTGGCGATCTCGGACAGCACAGCGTAGGGATCGGCAAACAGATGCTCGTCGGAAAGGTCGGATTTCTGCGAGGCCTCCTTGGTCTGCCGCCGGTCGGAAGAGCCGGCGCCGCCCTTGCCGTTCTCGCCGGCCTTGCTGGCGCCGTCCTGCGGGTTGTCGGCGGTCAGCCCGACCTTGCTCGGGCCGTCGCCGAGATCTTCCAGGCCCTTGCGGCTGGAGTTGCGGTCGATCAGCTCGACCGGATTGAAGTAGCTGGCGACCGCGGCCTTGGTCTGCTCGTTGGCGGCGTTGATCAGCCACATGACGAGGAAGAAGCACATCATCGCGGTCATGAAATCGGCGAAGGCGATCTTCCAGACGCCGCCATGATGGCCCTCGTCATGACCGTCGTGATTGCGCTTGACGATGATTATCTCGTGCCTGGCCTCGCCGTGGTCGATGGCGCTCATGTCAGGACCTCCGACAGGCAAGCCGACCATTCGGCGATGCGCGTCTCGAACACGGTGTCATCGATGGTCACGGTCAGG
The window above is part of the Mesorhizobium sp. WSM4904 genome. Proteins encoded here:
- a CDS encoding MotB family protein, which produces MSAIDHGEARHEIIIVKRNHDGHDEGHHGGVWKIAFADFMTAMMCFFLVMWLINAANEQTKAAVASYFNPVELIDRNSSRKGLEDLGDGPSKVGLTADNPQDGASKAGENGKGGAGSSDRRQTKEASQKSDLSDEHLFADPYAVLSEIATDTGVMQNVSAKGEGGAQNAGPATGASGGESYRDPFAPDFWSQQVATPGAEASAERRKIEGDPAKPGENVAETEVPKVKAVPPAPPRLDAPLEPLATPEKPGAKVATGSGDTKVGKADGKENKAENAQPEKAEAERSEAAKAETAAAKPGTAKAEAAEAETKAEATQEGEKAPSSAALKAAAEIKQELAKAFAPGEKLAQGVSVEATDKGVVISITDQLDFGMFEIGSAVPRRELVLAMEKIGRIVNEKKGTITIGGHTDARPFRSDTYDNWRLSTARAHSAYYMLVRGGVDESRITEVAGFADRQPKIPSDPLAAANRRIEILMATGG